One genomic window of Paenibacillus xylanilyticus includes the following:
- a CDS encoding prolyl oligopeptidase family serine peptidase, protein MTQTGHRIVKEITKTLTLDYLLHIPVTEDQPADKKWPVILFLHGSGERGSDLNKVKANGLPNIVDQDHSFPFIVISPQCPEDEFWAMEKEALHAIVEHVLENYPADPKRVYLTGLSMGGYGAWHLPIDYPHVFAAVAPVCGGIDPSRAEALRDVPIWAFHGAMDDVVPLSESQGIVDALEAIEANVKLTVYPEGNHNAWDEAYSNPDLYKWFLSHSL, encoded by the coding sequence ATGACCCAGACGGGGCATCGAATCGTCAAGGAAATAACCAAAACATTGACATTGGACTACTTGCTGCACATTCCGGTTACGGAAGACCAGCCAGCAGATAAGAAGTGGCCTGTTATTCTGTTTCTTCACGGATCAGGCGAACGTGGCAGTGATTTGAATAAGGTGAAAGCAAACGGACTCCCGAACATTGTAGATCAGGATCATAGCTTTCCTTTTATCGTCATATCGCCTCAATGTCCGGAGGATGAATTCTGGGCCATGGAAAAGGAAGCTCTGCATGCCATTGTTGAACATGTGCTGGAGAACTACCCTGCAGATCCGAAGAGAGTATATCTTACCGGATTAAGCATGGGCGGTTACGGGGCGTGGCATCTGCCCATCGACTATCCTCATGTGTTTGCTGCCGTAGCCCCCGTGTGCGGGGGAATCGATCCATCCAGAGCAGAAGCCTTGCGGGATGTGCCGATCTGGGCATTTCACGGTGCCATGGACGATGTTGTTCCTCTCTCGGAATCGCAAGGAATTGTGGATGCCCTTGAAGCGATCGAGGCAAACGTGAAGCTAACTGTCTATCCGGAAGGGAACCATAATGCCTGGGATGAAGCATACAGCAATCCGGACCTGTACAAGTGGTTTCTGAGTCACTCCTTGTAA
- a CDS encoding cupredoxin domain-containing protein, protein MNSSIKKMWPWLTLGLAVIVLLGSFLVYFMGKDMSPGAGSSVTAQAKTPEELEGYEVIDVNVSNDGFEPGVIEVKAGVPTKINFILTRSVTHVKSVGSQALGMDLYMQKGDNYYTVDENLQPGEYEIHCGMYMIYGTIKVV, encoded by the coding sequence ATGAATAGCTCAATTAAGAAAATGTGGCCGTGGCTTACGCTTGGCCTTGCTGTTATTGTATTACTCGGATCATTTTTGGTTTACTTCATGGGCAAGGACATGTCTCCCGGTGCAGGAAGTTCAGTAACAGCACAAGCGAAGACGCCTGAAGAATTGGAAGGATATGAAGTCATTGATGTGAATGTGAGTAATGACGGATTCGAACCTGGGGTGATTGAAGTTAAAGCGGGAGTTCCCACTAAAATTAATTTTATTCTTACCCGGTCAGTCACCCATGTGAAATCGGTTGGTTCACAAGCTCTGGGAATGGATTTGTACATGCAAAAAGGAGACAACTACTACACCGTTGATGAAAATTTGCAGCCTGGAGAATATGAAATTCACTGCGGCATGTACATGATCTACGGAACAATTAAGGTCGTTTAA
- a CDS encoding SDR family oxidoreductase translates to MKALFIGGTGTISTAITQQLASQGCELYLINRGNRNDDLPAEVNVLQADINDEVRVAELIADLEFDVVADFIAFVPSQLERDYRLFKDKTKQFIFISSASAYQTPLADYRITEGTPLSNPYWEYSRNKIACEDYLMKQYREHGFPVTIVRPSHTYGDLSVPLGVHGAKGSWQVLKRIREGKPVIIHGDGTSLWTITHNSDFAKGFIGLMGNIHAIGESVHITSDESVTWNQIYEIIAGVLGVKLNAVHVPSEFLAACSDQDLRGGLLGDKANTVVFDNSKLKRLVPEFVATTRADQGIRKTIHYMLDHPELQTEDPEFDAWCDKVVGALDEALKKIKE, encoded by the coding sequence ATGAAAGCGCTATTTATTGGAGGCACGGGTACAATCAGTACAGCAATTACGCAGCAGCTCGCCAGTCAGGGTTGTGAGCTTTATTTGATCAATCGCGGCAATCGTAATGATGATCTGCCCGCGGAAGTCAATGTGCTTCAGGCCGACATCAACGATGAAGTACGGGTTGCAGAACTCATTGCGGATCTTGAATTTGATGTTGTTGCAGACTTTATAGCTTTTGTCCCGTCACAGCTCGAACGAGATTATCGTTTATTTAAAGACAAAACCAAACAATTCATATTCATAAGCTCGGCATCAGCCTATCAGACACCACTTGCCGACTATCGCATTACGGAAGGTACACCATTATCCAATCCCTACTGGGAGTATTCACGCAATAAGATCGCTTGTGAGGACTATTTGATGAAGCAGTACCGGGAGCATGGTTTTCCGGTGACGATTGTACGTCCAAGCCATACGTATGGTGACCTGTCAGTGCCTCTGGGCGTGCATGGTGCCAAAGGAAGCTGGCAGGTTCTCAAGCGGATTCGTGAAGGCAAACCCGTAATCATTCACGGTGACGGCACGTCGCTATGGACGATTACGCATAATAGTGATTTTGCCAAAGGTTTTATCGGTCTGATGGGGAATATCCATGCCATTGGTGAGTCTGTACATATTACCTCGGACGAGTCCGTGACGTGGAACCAGATCTATGAAATTATCGCAGGAGTACTTGGAGTCAAGCTGAATGCGGTTCATGTCCCTTCGGAATTTTTGGCTGCATGCAGTGATCAGGACCTTCGCGGCGGTTTGCTTGGAGATAAGGCCAACACGGTCGTATTTGACAATAGCAAACTGAAGAGGCTTGTACCTGAATTTGTAGCAACAACGAGAGCGGATCAGGGAATACGGAAAACGATCCATTATATGCTGGATCATCCAGAGCTGCAAACCGAAGATCCTGAATTTGATGCTTGGTGTGACAAGGTGGTTGGAGCTCTGGACGAAGCGTTGAAAAAGATTAAAGAATAG
- a CDS encoding DEAD/DEAH box helicase gives MSDNPFYRLAPFVQEFIYKKRWDSLRPAQIEACHICFDTPHHMLIAAGTASGKTEAAFFPALTELYERPSKSVGILYIGPLKALINDQFERLKDLLSEGNIPVWHWHGDVPQAEKTRLVRNPSGVLQITPESLEGLLMNRPNAIPALFHDLRYVIIDEVHAFMGADRGIQVLSELARIERMAGCRPRRVGLSATLSDYEAATSWLAAGTQEGVDVVSSPGGRKLRLRVEHFSFPDARDEEQAEHLHNARKAYYDFIYESTHRKKALIFTNSRTDAEVTILEMRRVAARREERDVFHVHHGSISAMLREETEAALRTGVGPAVAAATVTLELGIDLGELERVVQLGAPYSASSFVQRLGRSGRRDDMASEMLFVCPEEEDEEAQLPARMPWTLLRAIAVIELYVKTKWVEPLEARKMPMGVLYHQTMSMLKSMGEAEPRELAYAVLSLAPFSQIRADQYQTFLNYLIETDHLQWTEEQTLIIGLTGEKTVNNYRFYAVFKDDEEHKVLNGSEEIGSITTVPPPGYCFSLAGKLWKVEEVDHKHKAVYVKAAKGKVDTLWLGAGGDIHTLVIQKMREVLSDSVIYPYLSPQAVNRLERARRLARESGLLKQVVIPAGGDSLYVLPWVGSKSFRTLERLMKHNLSDRFALRSVVPMEPYYFVVSGKVDARTLLAEIMSECRTVEDASGLLAEDEAPYLGKYDEFVAPALIREAFAVDGLDLQGLQEGLEQTLAWESPE, from the coding sequence ATGAGCGATAATCCTTTTTACAGACTGGCGCCTTTTGTCCAGGAATTTATTTATAAAAAAAGATGGGATTCGCTCCGCCCTGCACAGATTGAGGCTTGTCATATCTGCTTCGATACCCCGCATCATATGCTGATTGCGGCAGGAACAGCTTCAGGCAAGACGGAAGCAGCCTTTTTTCCTGCACTGACGGAGTTGTATGAACGTCCTTCCAAATCGGTGGGTATTCTGTACATCGGGCCGTTAAAGGCACTGATCAATGATCAATTCGAGCGGCTGAAGGATCTGCTATCTGAGGGCAACATACCGGTGTGGCACTGGCACGGGGATGTTCCTCAAGCAGAAAAAACACGATTGGTGCGTAATCCGTCCGGCGTGCTCCAGATTACTCCGGAATCGCTCGAGGGTTTGCTCATGAACCGTCCCAATGCCATACCAGCGCTGTTTCATGATTTGCGGTACGTTATTATTGATGAGGTCCATGCATTTATGGGAGCAGATCGGGGAATTCAGGTACTGAGTGAACTGGCCCGGATTGAGCGGATGGCTGGCTGCAGACCCCGCAGAGTTGGATTATCTGCAACGCTGAGTGATTATGAGGCCGCAACTTCATGGCTCGCAGCAGGAACACAGGAAGGGGTAGATGTCGTGTCTTCTCCAGGCGGCCGCAAGCTGCGCCTGCGGGTGGAGCATTTCTCTTTTCCGGATGCCCGGGATGAGGAGCAGGCCGAACATCTGCACAACGCACGCAAAGCCTATTACGATTTCATCTATGAGAGCACTCATCGCAAAAAGGCGCTAATCTTCACCAACAGCCGAACGGATGCCGAAGTGACCATCCTTGAAATGAGAAGAGTCGCTGCACGGCGGGAAGAAAGGGATGTATTTCATGTACATCACGGAAGCATATCAGCCATGCTTCGCGAAGAGACGGAGGCAGCCCTGCGGACCGGGGTGGGTCCGGCCGTAGCTGCGGCTACGGTAACATTGGAACTGGGGATTGACCTTGGTGAATTGGAACGGGTAGTGCAGCTCGGTGCCCCTTACAGCGCTTCGAGTTTTGTCCAGCGTCTCGGAAGGTCAGGAAGACGGGATGACATGGCTTCGGAAATGTTATTCGTTTGTCCGGAAGAAGAGGATGAAGAAGCGCAGCTTCCAGCTCGAATGCCATGGACGCTGCTTCGTGCCATTGCTGTCATAGAGCTGTATGTGAAGACCAAATGGGTCGAACCGCTTGAGGCTCGCAAAATGCCAATGGGCGTTCTCTACCATCAGACGATGAGCATGCTGAAAAGCATGGGGGAGGCAGAGCCACGCGAGCTCGCGTATGCCGTTCTGTCTCTTGCACCGTTCAGTCAGATCCGGGCCGACCAGTACCAGACGTTCTTAAATTATCTGATTGAAACCGATCATCTGCAGTGGACGGAAGAACAGACCTTAATCATTGGGCTCACTGGCGAGAAAACGGTGAATAATTATCGATTTTACGCGGTTTTCAAAGACGATGAGGAACACAAGGTGCTGAATGGTTCAGAGGAAATCGGTTCGATTACGACAGTTCCACCGCCTGGGTATTGCTTTTCCCTTGCAGGAAAGCTGTGGAAAGTAGAAGAAGTGGATCATAAACACAAAGCCGTATATGTGAAGGCGGCCAAAGGCAAAGTAGACACCCTGTGGCTTGGAGCGGGGGGTGACATTCATACGCTGGTCATTCAGAAAATGCGTGAGGTTCTGTCGGATTCCGTGATCTATCCTTATCTGTCTCCACAAGCGGTGAATCGCTTGGAGCGTGCACGCCGGTTGGCAAGGGAAAGTGGATTGCTGAAGCAGGTGGTTATTCCGGCTGGCGGTGATTCCCTGTACGTTCTCCCTTGGGTGGGAAGCAAATCGTTTCGAACACTGGAACGATTGATGAAGCATAATCTGTCCGATCGATTTGCGCTGCGTTCGGTCGTGCCCATGGAGCCTTATTATTTTGTCGTCTCTGGAAAAGTGGATGCACGAACACTTCTGGCAGAGATAATGAGCGAATGCCGGACCGTTGAGGATGCTTCAGGACTGCTGGCGGAAGACGAGGCCCCGTATCTAGGCAAATATGATGAATTTGTGGCCCCGGCATTGATCAGGGAAGCTTTTGCCGTGGACGGCTTGGATCTGCAAGGTTTACAGGAGGGTTTGGAACAAACGCTGGCTTGGGAATCTCCTGAATGA
- a CDS encoding bifunctional aldolase/short-chain dehydrogenase, whose product MVQSLWNSSQASEQTTGLEQLVYRSNLIGADRSVCNIYGGNTSTKTTVKDFRGRDVEVMYVKGSGSDLGSMQAKHFTGLALEDIRPLIERESMTDEEMVEYLGHCMIDSKHPRASIETLLHAFLPYNHVDHTHPDAIISLCCADNGKELAREIYGDRFVWVPYVRPGFTLSKMIAESVFANPNAELVLMEKHGLVTWGETSEECYAQTIKIINEAEAFIEARVDEGSLFGGVKHPALAAEVRREIVAKIMPTLRGAVSDSKKMILSYDDQDDVLAFVGGANSPELSQVGAACPDHLVHTKVVPLFIDWTPDAEDIDGLKTKLTEGVAAYKEQYKQYFESNKNEGDVMFEAAPRVILIPGVGMINTGKSWALSQVSGALYHRAIAVMRGATSLGKFVSLSANESYNVEYWPLELYKLSLAPAETEFSRKVAFITGGAGGIGSETARRLVSEGAHVVLADLNLEGAQKVAQEINDQYGANRAYALKMDVTDEQAVQSAYAEVAVQYGGVDIIVNNAGLATSSPFDETSLKEWNLNMNVLGTGYFLVAREAFKLMKQQGIGGSMVFIGSKNSVYAGKSASAYSSAKALEAHLARCIAAEGGEYGIRVNTILPDAILQGSAIWNGSWRNERAAAYGIEPDQLEEYYRKRTTLLVNIYPKDIAEGIAFFASSKSEKTTGCMMTIDGGVPAAFTR is encoded by the coding sequence ATGGTACAGAGTTTATGGAATTCTTCACAGGCATCTGAGCAAACGACGGGACTTGAGCAGCTGGTTTACCGATCCAATCTGATTGGTGCAGACCGGAGTGTATGCAACATTTATGGTGGAAATACGTCTACCAAAACAACAGTGAAGGATTTTCGTGGACGTGATGTAGAAGTCATGTACGTGAAAGGAAGCGGCTCCGATCTGGGCTCGATGCAAGCGAAGCATTTTACAGGCCTGGCTCTGGAAGACATTCGTCCCCTGATTGAACGTGAATCGATGACGGATGAAGAGATGGTTGAATATTTGGGTCATTGCATGATCGATTCCAAGCACCCGCGTGCCTCGATCGAGACCTTGCTGCATGCCTTTCTTCCATACAACCATGTGGACCACACGCATCCGGATGCGATTATCAGTCTATGTTGTGCCGATAACGGGAAAGAGTTGGCGAGAGAGATTTATGGAGATCGGTTTGTGTGGGTCCCGTATGTTCGCCCAGGATTTACGTTATCCAAGATGATTGCTGAAAGCGTATTCGCGAATCCGAATGCGGAACTGGTTCTGATGGAGAAGCACGGACTCGTCACTTGGGGAGAGACATCCGAGGAATGTTACGCCCAAACAATCAAGATTATCAATGAGGCGGAAGCGTTCATTGAAGCTCGTGTGGATGAAGGTAGTTTGTTTGGTGGCGTTAAACATCCGGCACTTGCTGCGGAAGTACGGCGTGAGATTGTAGCCAAAATCATGCCAACGCTTCGCGGTGCCGTATCGGATAGCAAAAAAATGATTCTGTCCTATGACGATCAGGATGATGTACTTGCTTTTGTCGGTGGAGCCAATTCACCAGAGCTGTCACAGGTGGGAGCTGCTTGCCCGGATCATTTGGTACATACCAAAGTCGTTCCGTTATTCATCGACTGGACGCCGGATGCTGAGGATATTGATGGTCTGAAAACGAAGCTGACCGAAGGCGTAGCTGCATATAAAGAGCAGTACAAACAGTATTTTGAAAGCAACAAAAACGAAGGCGATGTCATGTTCGAAGCAGCCCCTCGCGTTATTCTCATCCCCGGTGTGGGTATGATCAACACAGGCAAGAGCTGGGCATTATCCCAAGTAAGCGGAGCACTGTATCACCGTGCGATTGCCGTTATGCGGGGCGCGACGAGCCTGGGTAAATTCGTATCGCTAAGTGCAAATGAGTCCTACAATGTAGAATACTGGCCGCTTGAATTGTATAAATTGTCCCTTGCACCGGCTGAAACCGAATTTTCCCGGAAAGTGGCGTTTATTACAGGGGGGGCCGGCGGAATTGGCAGCGAGACTGCACGCAGGCTGGTATCCGAGGGGGCACACGTCGTTCTGGCAGACCTGAACCTGGAAGGCGCTCAAAAAGTAGCCCAGGAAATCAATGACCAATATGGTGCGAATCGCGCATATGCACTAAAAATGGATGTAACGGATGAGCAAGCCGTACAATCGGCGTACGCTGAAGTGGCTGTGCAATATGGCGGTGTGGACATTATCGTTAACAATGCGGGTCTTGCCACATCGAGTCCATTTGACGAAACCTCCCTGAAGGAATGGAACCTCAACATGAATGTGCTGGGTACCGGATATTTCCTCGTTGCCCGAGAAGCGTTCAAGCTGATGAAACAGCAGGGAATTGGCGGCAGTATGGTCTTCATCGGGTCCAAAAACTCGGTCTATGCCGGTAAAAGTGCATCGGCTTACAGCTCGGCAAAAGCGCTTGAAGCTCACCTTGCACGCTGTATTGCAGCTGAAGGCGGCGAATATGGTATTCGTGTCAATACGATACTCCCTGACGCGATTCTGCAAGGGTCTGCGATCTGGAATGGTTCCTGGAGAAACGAACGTGCGGCAGCGTATGGGATTGAGCCCGATCAGCTGGAAGAGTACTATCGCAAGCGTACGACACTGCTCGTGAATATTTATCCAAAAGATATTGCGGAAGGTATTGCCTTCTTTGCTTCTTCCAAATCCGAGAAAACAACCGGATGCATGATGACCATCGATGGCGGTGTACCTGCAGCATTTACACGTTAA
- a CDS encoding EamA family transporter, which translates to MKYYLSVLAGAMSYGILSTIVVLAYGEGYQLGEVVGSQLITGFILSWLLVLYTKFKTKRRSQTSKTSGTATSVFTRLTWKQRLLLMAAGTPTVITGLVYYQSLRYIPASLAIILLFQFTWISVLIQAVSKRQRPDKVTFLTLIILFGGTLLAAGFLEQGLSEFNGLGIALGLLAAVSYSLFVLFSGKAVPSAHPAFRSAWMVTGGLILLCILFPPTFLFNGLIWSQLLVFGLLLGFFGAFIPPVLFAIGVPHIGGDMAGILGAVELPVAVLLSSIVLHEHVSGLQWFGVIIVLIGVALPELYKLRLKRSRSAPQYSS; encoded by the coding sequence ATGAAGTACTATTTGTCGGTTCTCGCTGGAGCGATGAGCTATGGCATCTTGTCCACTATAGTTGTGCTGGCATACGGTGAGGGATACCAACTCGGAGAGGTTGTTGGTTCACAGCTGATCACGGGGTTCATCCTGTCCTGGTTGCTTGTACTATATACGAAATTTAAAACAAAACGCAGATCACAAACTAGCAAAACATCTGGGACAGCGACGAGTGTGTTTACGCGACTGACATGGAAGCAGCGTCTGCTGTTAATGGCTGCCGGAACGCCAACAGTTATAACCGGTTTGGTATACTATCAGTCATTACGTTACATTCCCGCATCACTCGCCATTATTCTCTTGTTTCAGTTTACCTGGATTAGCGTGTTGATTCAGGCGGTAAGTAAACGCCAACGTCCAGACAAAGTAACCTTCCTAACTCTGATTATCCTGTTCGGAGGTACACTGCTTGCAGCAGGGTTCCTGGAGCAGGGACTGAGCGAGTTTAACGGCCTGGGTATTGCACTCGGACTGTTGGCGGCAGTGAGTTATTCCCTGTTTGTACTGTTTAGCGGCAAAGCCGTTCCGTCAGCTCATCCTGCTTTTCGCAGCGCGTGGATGGTTACCGGCGGTTTGATTCTGCTCTGCATTCTGTTCCCGCCGACCTTCCTGTTTAACGGATTGATCTGGAGCCAACTGCTTGTGTTCGGATTACTGCTCGGTTTCTTCGGTGCTTTCATTCCGCCAGTGTTGTTCGCCATTGGGGTTCCTCATATTGGGGGCGATATGGCAGGCATTCTGGGTGCAGTAGAGCTTCCGGTTGCGGTGTTGTTATCTTCCATTGTACTTCATGAGCATGTAAGTGGACTGCAGTGGTTTGGCGTCATTATCGTTTTGATCGGCGTTGCACTGCCAGAGTTATATAAGCTGAGGCTGAAACGGAGTCGAAGTGCTCCACAGTATTCCTCTTAA
- the treR gene encoding trehalose operon repressor — protein MNNKFIRIYEDIAAHIRNGEIEAGSLLPSELDLSESYQTSRETIRKALKMLYEEGYIQKIQGKGSIVLDIRMIDFPISGLVSFKELAKKMGQRARTHVEELEELKVDQALFKTVQFGLGEQVWKIVRVRNVDGERVILDKDYVSQRLVPGLTKEICNDSIYEYMEDQLGLSISFAKKEILVEEPTEEDRRLMDLEGFHNVVVVRSQVYLEDASPFQFTESRHRPDKFKFVDFARRK, from the coding sequence ATGAATAACAAGTTTATCCGAATCTACGAAGATATCGCAGCTCATATTCGGAATGGAGAGATCGAGGCTGGTTCGCTTCTGCCATCGGAGCTTGATTTGTCCGAAAGCTATCAGACGTCCAGAGAGACGATACGCAAAGCACTGAAAATGCTGTATGAAGAAGGTTACATTCAAAAAATTCAAGGCAAGGGGTCCATTGTACTGGATATCCGCATGATTGATTTTCCCATTTCGGGACTGGTCAGCTTCAAGGAACTGGCCAAGAAAATGGGACAGCGGGCCAGAACGCATGTTGAGGAATTAGAGGAACTGAAGGTAGATCAGGCCTTGTTTAAAACCGTTCAATTTGGGTTGGGCGAGCAGGTCTGGAAAATCGTGCGCGTAAGAAATGTGGATGGTGAACGTGTCATTCTGGACAAAGACTATGTCAGTCAACGTCTTGTTCCGGGATTAACCAAAGAGATATGCAATGATTCCATTTATGAGTACATGGAGGATCAGCTCGGTTTGTCCATTTCTTTTGCCAAGAAAGAGATCTTGGTGGAAGAGCCTACCGAAGAAGATCGAAGATTGATGGATCTGGAAGGCTTCCATAATGTGGTCGTTGTACGAAGCCAGGTCTATCTGGAGGATGCGAGTCCTTTTCAGTTTACGGAATCCCGGCACCGTCCGGACAAATTCAAATTTGTTGATTTTGCAAGGCGAAAATAA
- a CDS encoding glycoside hydrolase family 5 protein: MAKLQKGTILTVIAALMFVILGSAAPKAAAATGFYVNGGKLYDSTGKPFYMRGINHGHSWFKNDLNTAIPAIAKTGANTVRIVLSNGTQYTKDDLNSVKNIINVVNANKMIAVLEVHDATGKDDYNSLDAAVNYWISIKEALIGKEDRVIVNIANEWYGTWNGSAWADGYKKAIPKLRDAGIKNTLIVDAAGWGQYPQSIVDYGQSVFAADSQKNTVFSIHMYEYAGKDAATVKSNMENVLNKGLALIIGEFGGYHTNGDVDEYAIMKYGQEKGVGWLAWSWYGNSSGLNYLDLATGPNGSLTSYGNTVVNDTYGIKNTSQKAGIF, encoded by the coding sequence ATGGCCAAGTTGCAAAAGGGTACAATCTTAACAGTCATTGCAGCACTGATGTTTGTCATTTTGGGGAGCGCGGCTCCCAAAGCCGCAGCAGCAACAGGTTTTTATGTGAATGGGGGCAAATTGTACGATTCTACGGGTAAACCATTTTACATGAGGGGGATCAATCATGGGCACTCTTGGTTCAAAAATGATCTAAACACGGCTATCCCTGCGATCGCAAAAACGGGTGCCAATACGGTACGAATTGTTTTGTCAAACGGTACACAATACACCAAAGATGATCTGAATTCCGTAAAAAACATCATTAATGTCGTCAATGCAAACAAGATGATTGCTGTGCTTGAAGTACATGATGCCACTGGCAAAGATGACTACAATTCGTTGGATGCAGCGGTCAACTACTGGATCAGCATCAAGGAAGCACTGATCGGGAAGGAAGATCGGGTTATTGTAAACATTGCAAACGAGTGGTACGGAACATGGAACGGAAGCGCCTGGGCAGATGGGTACAAAAAAGCTATTCCGAAATTAAGAGATGCGGGTATTAAAAATACCTTGATTGTAGATGCAGCAGGCTGGGGTCAGTATCCTCAATCGATCGTCGATTACGGACAAAGCGTATTTGCCGCGGATTCACAGAAAAATACAGTGTTCTCCATTCACATGTATGAGTATGCAGGCAAGGATGCGGCCACCGTCAAATCCAATATGGAAAATGTGCTGAACAAGGGGCTGGCGTTAATCATTGGGGAATTCGGAGGCTATCACACGAATGGAGATGTCGATGAATATGCCATCATGAAATATGGTCAGGAAAAAGGGGTAGGATGGCTTGCATGGTCTTGGTACGGTAATAGCTCTGGACTAAACTATCTTGATTTGGCAACAGGACCTAACGGCAGCTTGACGAGCTATGGTAATACGGTGGTCAATGATACTTACGGAATTAAAAATACGTCCCAAAAAGCGGGAATCTTCTAA